The following are encoded in a window of Candidatus Neomarinimicrobiota bacterium genomic DNA:
- a CDS encoding US12 family protein, translating into MMESNVFQRTTTTDKIISDAQYNLAMGAVLFWGFFVNWIIVQAVDPEYLRSINSLVFIILYFGSAMYGIHLFTKSNDPVKSFIGYNFVVVPFGLIVNMVVSQYSPDIVLEAIQITGGVTIIMMILGAAYPAFFQKISGALTGALIAVIIVEMFQIFILGMHSNWLDWAVAAIFCGYIGYDWGRANQIPKTLDNAVDSAAALYMDIINLFLRVLRIVGRRR; encoded by the coding sequence ATGATGGAATCAAACGTATTCCAGAGAACCACCACCACAGATAAAATCATTTCAGATGCCCAGTACAACCTGGCCATGGGTGCAGTCCTGTTCTGGGGCTTCTTCGTCAACTGGATCATCGTTCAGGCTGTAGACCCTGAATATCTCCGGAGTATCAATAGCCTGGTGTTTATCATCCTGTACTTTGGTTCTGCCATGTATGGCATACACCTCTTTACCAAATCCAACGATCCTGTAAAAAGTTTTATAGGTTACAATTTTGTGGTGGTGCCCTTTGGACTCATTGTCAATATGGTGGTCTCACAATACAGTCCGGACATTGTCCTGGAAGCCATACAGATAACTGGAGGAGTCACCATCATCATGATGATTCTGGGCGCCGCCTACCCCGCATTTTTCCAGAAAATAAGTGGTGCCCTCACCGGGGCCCTGATTGCTGTTATCATTGTGGAGATGTTCCAGATATTTATCCTTGGAATGCATTCGAACTGGCTGGACTGGGCTGTGGCCGCCATCTTTTGCGGATATATCGGTTATGATTGGGGCCGGGCCAATCAAATCCCCAAAACCCTGGATAATGCGGTGGACAGTGCCGCCGCCCTGTACATGGATATCATCAATCTGTTCCTGAGAGTGTTGAGAATTGTGGGGAGACGGAGATAG